CGTACGAGGCGATGGCCGAGCGGAAATTGGAATCGCTCGCCGCCGCCGCTCGCCAGCGGTGGCCGCTGGCCCACGCCGAGATCGTCCATCGGTTGGGAGTCGTACCCGTCGGCGAGCCGAGCGTCGCGATCGTGGCAAGCAGCCCCCACCGGGCCGACGCATTCGCGGCCGGTCAGTGGCTGATCGACGAGCTCAAGGCCGACGCCCCCATCTGGAAACAAGAACGCTACGCCGACGGTCGCCGCGAGTGGGTCCACCCGCAACCGGCATCCACGACTGGAGAGCCCGCAAATCAAGCGAATGAGCGCGAATGAGCGGATCGCATGCGAGCCGGTCCTTCGCATCCGCTGGCGCACTTCGCACGACGAGTCTTCCGAACGACATTCCCAGTATCCTGTCAGTGACTTCAAGCGACCCGCTGTGTCGCGATTGTTCGCGATTCGCGGGACCCCCATGAACACCGTTGATGTAGCCGCCGTCGCCGACGAACTCGCCCCGCTGGTTGACGGGTTCGGTCGGCGGCATGAGAGCCTGCGGATTAGCGTCACCGATCGCTGCAATTTGCGGTGCACGTACTGCATGCCGGTCGAGGGGCTCCAATTCCTGCCGCGGAGCGAGTTGCTCACGTTCGAGGAGATCGCCAAGTTCGTCCGGGCGATCGCCCCGCTGGGGGTCCGCAAGCTGCGGCTCACCGGGGGGGAGCCGCTCGTGCGGCATGATCTGCCCGCCTTGGTCCGGCTGCTCGCCGCCGTGCCGGGGGTCGAGGACCTGGCGCTGACGACCAACGGGCTGCTTCTGGCTGAGCAAGCGGTTGCGCTGCGGGCCGCGGGGCTGCAACGACTCAACGTCAGCCTTGACGCCGTCAGTCGCGAGGGGTTCGAGCAGATCGCCCGTCGCCCGGGGCTCGACCGGGTCCTCGCGGGGCTTGCCGCGGCGCAAAGCGCCGGGTTCGACAACATCCGGCTCAACGCGGTCGCCCTCCGCGGGTTCACCGAGGACGAGGCGATCCCACTGGCCGAGTTCGCCCTGGAGCACGACTTGGAACTGCGGTTCATCGAGTTCATGCCGCTGGACGCCGAACAGCATTGGACCGACGCAGACGTGCTGACCGGTCATCGCTTACGGGCGATCATCGAGGCGCGCTTCGGCGCGCTTGAGCCGCGCGACCGGCCGACCCCCAGCCAGCCGGCGACCGACTACTGGTACGCCGACCGGCGCGGTCGGTTGGGATTGATCAACCCGGTCAGCGAGCCGTTCTGCGGCGCCTGCGACCGGCTGCGCCTGACGGCCGAGGGGCAAGTGCGCAACTGCCTCTTCTCGACTCGCGAGTGGGACGCGCGTGCGGTCCTTCGCAGCGGCGGCGACGCGGTCGAGCTGCGCCGTCTGGTCCGCAGTGCGATCGCCGCCAAGGCCGTGGCCCACGGCATCGGGCAGGGCGGCTTTCAACGGCCCGAGCGAGCGATGTACCAGATCGGCGGCTGAGGACGGAAACCGGCATCCGAAGTTCTGAGCCTCAACGCCTGCCCGAATCACGAACGTTCCGGCTGTCGACAGCCTGCCTGCCCAGTTCAAGCCTCGCGTTTCCCCGCATCCTTTCCTTCCCATTCGATCCGTTCTCACGCCAGAAAACCAAATCTGTTTCGTATATCGGATGTCCCACTATGCGGATCTATCTCGACAACGCCGCCACGAGTTGGCCCAAACCGGAACCTGTTTATGCCGCTGTTGAGCGGTGGATGCGCGACGAAGGCGCCTCCGCCGGGCGCGGGGCGTACCGCGAGGCTCAGTTCGCCCAGCGCGAGGTCGACGCGGCGCGGCGCGGCTGCGCCCAGTTGCTCGGCGCCGACGACCCCGATCAGGTCGTCTTCGGCGGCAACGCGACCGACGGGCTCAATCTGGCGATCTTCGGCCTCGTGCGTCCCGGCGATCGGGTGTTGACGACCGTTTCCGATCACAACTCGGTGCTGCGTCCCCTGGCGACGCTCGGCGAGCGCGCGGGGGTGGAGGTGGTCCGCGTCCCCTGCGACGGCCAGGGATTCGTCGACCTCGACGCATGGCGCGGGGCGTGTCGCCGACCGGCCCGGCTGGCGGCGTTTCTGCACGGGTCGAACGTAACAGGCGCCGTCCAGCCGGTGGCCGAAATGGCGGCCCTGGCCCGCGAGGCTGGCGCTCTGGTGCTCGTCGACGCGGCTCAAAGCGTCGGTCACCTGCCGGTCGACGTCGCGGAGCTCGGGATCGACTTGCTCGCCGCAAGCGGGCACAAGGGGTTGCTAGGGCCGGCGGGGACGGGGTTCTTGTGGATTCGCCCCGGCGTCGAGGCCGAGCTGTCGCCCCACCGCTTCGGCGGCACCGGGGCCGACAGCGACGCCCCGATCGCTCCCACAGCGATGCCACAGCGGTTCGAGGCGGGCTCGCTGAACGTCCCCGCACTCGCAGGGATTGCCGCCGCGTGCGAGTGGCTCGCCGAGCGGGGCGTGGCGTCGCTCGCCGTACACGAAGCCGAGCTGACTGCACGTTTGCTCGGGGGGCTGGAGTCGATCGACGGCGTGCGAATCATCGGCCCCCCCGCGGGGAATCGACGCGCGGGCGTTGTGAGCTTCACCGTCCGCGGGTACGATCCGCAGGAGTTCGCCGCGATGCTCGACGCGACCCACGGCGTGCAATGCCGGGCGGGGCTTCACTGCGCCCCGCTGATTCACCGGGCGCTGGGGACCCACGAACTTGGCGGCGCGGTGCGGATGAGCGTCGGCTGGTCGCTCACGCTCGCCGATGTCGATGCCGCCCTTGCCGCCGTCGACGAACTGGCCGCGGCCGCGATCTGACCTGCCGCGTTTGCCGCTTGCGTGCGCCAATCGATTCTGAGAACCGCCTCATGCCGAAGAAACCTGTCGACGCTGTCGAAACCTCCCAGCCGTGGTACGCCGAGGGGCTGCGTTTCAAGTGCACCGGCTGCGGCGATTGTTGCACAGGCGCCCCCGGGTACGTCTGGGTCAATCAGGCCGAGATTGACGCGATGGCGGCCCGTCTCGAACTGACCCCCGCAGCGTTTGAGAAGCAGTACGTTCGCGACGTCGGGGTGCGACGGAGCCTCAAGGAGCGGAAGAACTACGACTGCGTGTTTCTCGATCCCGAGACCCGCCGCTGCGCCGTCTACGCCGAGCGACCTCGCCAATGCCGCACCTGGCCCTTCTGGGACTCGAATCTCAAGAGTCCCGAGGCTTGGGCCGAGACCTGCGAGGCGTGTCCTGGAAGCGGCCACGGCAAGCTCTACTCGCTCGAGGCCGTCCAGGAGCAGGCCGCAATCTTCCACGTCTAGCCGTCCCGTCGGAGCCTGACGCTGGCGGGAGCCCCCTGCAGGGCTCCCCGAGGAACGGATGCCGCTAGCAGCCGAAATTGGCAAATTATTCCGGTTGCGCTAATTTTGCGGGTCATGCCGGCCGATGATTGGTCCTAGGGACGCCTACGTCCCGCTGCTGAGGCTGCGCAAGCCCCGTCGCCGTGCTGGCAATTGCCGGCACGCGGGGAGGCTGAACCCGCAGTCCGGCAGCCGGTTCCTTGTCAATTTGGCGATTTGAGAGCTTTCCGGCGGA
The window above is part of the Pirellulales bacterium genome. Proteins encoded here:
- a CDS encoding molybdenum cofactor biosynthesis protein MoaE; this encodes MSRLTHDPIDVAAMLAAASQPAAGGVVLFLGITRQFTGAAETIELAYEAYEAMAERKLESLAAAARQRWPLAHAEIVHRLGVVPVGEPSVAIVASSPHRADAFAAGQWLIDELKADAPIWKQERYADGRREWVHPQPASTTGEPANQANERE
- a CDS encoding YkgJ family cysteine cluster protein, whose protein sequence is MPKKPVDAVETSQPWYAEGLRFKCTGCGDCCTGAPGYVWVNQAEIDAMAARLELTPAAFEKQYVRDVGVRRSLKERKNYDCVFLDPETRRCAVYAERPRQCRTWPFWDSNLKSPEAWAETCEACPGSGHGKLYSLEAVQEQAAIFHV
- the moaA gene encoding GTP 3',8-cyclase MoaA, with product MNTVDVAAVADELAPLVDGFGRRHESLRISVTDRCNLRCTYCMPVEGLQFLPRSELLTFEEIAKFVRAIAPLGVRKLRLTGGEPLVRHDLPALVRLLAAVPGVEDLALTTNGLLLAEQAVALRAAGLQRLNVSLDAVSREGFEQIARRPGLDRVLAGLAAAQSAGFDNIRLNAVALRGFTEDEAIPLAEFALEHDLELRFIEFMPLDAEQHWTDADVLTGHRLRAIIEARFGALEPRDRPTPSQPATDYWYADRRGRLGLINPVSEPFCGACDRLRLTAEGQVRNCLFSTREWDARAVLRSGGDAVELRRLVRSAIAAKAVAHGIGQGGFQRPERAMYQIGG
- a CDS encoding aminotransferase class V-fold PLP-dependent enzyme, encoding MRIYLDNAATSWPKPEPVYAAVERWMRDEGASAGRGAYREAQFAQREVDAARRGCAQLLGADDPDQVVFGGNATDGLNLAIFGLVRPGDRVLTTVSDHNSVLRPLATLGERAGVEVVRVPCDGQGFVDLDAWRGACRRPARLAAFLHGSNVTGAVQPVAEMAALAREAGALVLVDAAQSVGHLPVDVAELGIDLLAASGHKGLLGPAGTGFLWIRPGVEAELSPHRFGGTGADSDAPIAPTAMPQRFEAGSLNVPALAGIAAACEWLAERGVASLAVHEAELTARLLGGLESIDGVRIIGPPAGNRRAGVVSFTVRGYDPQEFAAMLDATHGVQCRAGLHCAPLIHRALGTHELGGAVRMSVGWSLTLADVDAALAAVDELAAAAI